Part of the Paeniglutamicibacter sulfureus genome, TTGCCATCGTTGACGCCGCCGAGGCCTCCGGGGACCTGCGCCCGGGCGGCACCATCGTCGAGGGCACCTCCGGCAACACCGGAATCGCCCTGGCCATGGTGGGAGCGGCCCGCGGCTACAAGGTGGTGCTGACCATGCCCGAGACGATGAGCACCGAGCGCCGCGTGATGCTGCGGGCCTTCGGCGCGGAGATCGTCTTGACCCCGGGTTCCGAAGGCATGCGCGGCGCCGTGGAAAAGGCCAAGGAAATCGTCGCCACCACCGACAACGCCATCTGGGCGCAGCAGTTCGCCAACGCCGCCAACCCGGAGGTGCATGCAGCGACCACCGGTCCTGAGATCTGGAACGACACCGAGGGCGAAATCGACATCTTCGTGGCCGGCATCGGCACCGGCGGCACCATCACCGGTGCCGGCCGCTTCCTCAAGGAGCAGAAGCCTGGCCTGCAGGTCATCGCGGTCGAGCCGAAGGATTCGGCGATCCTCAACGGCGGCAAGCCGGGCCCGCACAAGATCCAGGGCCTGGGAGCGAACTTCATCCCCGAGGTGCTGGACACCGAGCTGTACGACGAGGTGCTTGACGCCTCGATCGACGACTCGGTCGCCATTGCCCGCGCGCTGGGGACGCAGGAAGGCATCCTCGGCGGCATCTCCGGCGGCGCCGCCGTCTGGGGGGCCCTGGAAATCGCCAAGCGCGAGGAAAACGCCGGCAAGCTCATCGTCGCCGTGATCCCCGACTTCGGCGAACGTTACATCTCCACGCTGCTCTTCGACGACATCCGTGGCTAAGACTGCCGATCCGGTCGGTGTCGGTTGGGGCGCGCAGGAAACCACACGCCCCGACCGGCACCGCTTCGGGCTTCACCCGCAGCTTTCCGGCCAACAGCCGGATCGCCGCACAAACAAAGGCCAAGGTTTGAGATTCTTTTCCCGACTAGCCGAAGACTTGCGCGGGGCAAGTGCGCATGATCCCGCCGCCCGCGGGCAGGCCGAGAACTTCCTGGCGTACTCGGGCCTCCATGCGATCTGGATCCACCGGCTGACCCACCGGCTGTGGCAGAATCCCAGGACGCGCTTTCCTGCGCGCCTGCTCTCCCAGGCCGGCCGATTCCTCACCGGGATCGAGATCCACCCGGGAGCCACCATCGGCCGGCGGTTCTTCATCGACCACGGCATGGGCGTGGTCATCGGGGAGACCGCCGAGATCGGCGACGACGTGATGATCTACCACGGGGTGACCCTCGGCGGGCGCTCGCTGGCCAAGGTCAAGCGCCACCCGACCATCGGTGACCGTGTGGTCATCGGGGCCGGCGCCAAGGTGCTGGGCCCGATTGTGATCGGCGCGGATTCCGCCATCGGCGCCAACGCCGTGGTGGTCAAGGATGCCCCGGCGGATTCCATCATCACCGGCATGCCGGCGAAGAACCGCCCGCGCACCGCCGAGGAACACAAGCCGGCCGTGGATCCGGCCGAATACATCGATCCGGCCATGTGGATCTAGGGCTGGCCTGATCGAACAAGTTGCGGTGTCGGAGCCGGTCCCCTTGGGGGCGGCACCGGCACCGTTTTTTGCGTCTCCGGGCGGCGGACATGCCCGCAAAAAACCACGAGGTGGTGCCACCGGTATTCCGGGTGGCACCACCTCGTGGTGGTGAAGCGCGTGTCGACTAGTGGGTGTCTTCGGCTTCGATTTCGGTCTTGTCGCCGCTCCACTGGGTGTGGAACGAGCCGGCGGTGTCGACGCGGTTGTAGGTGTGCGCACCGAAGAGGTCGCGCAGGCCCTGGGTCAACGCTGCCGGCAGGCGCTTGCGGCGCAGGCCGTCGTAGTAGGCCAGCGAGGCGGAGAACACCGGCACCGGCACGCCCAGCTGGACGGCGGTGGACACCACGCGGCGCCAGGCCGGAAGGGCAGCGGCGATGGCCTCGGAGAAGGCGGGGGCGAAGAGCAGGTTTGCAGGCTTCTCATCCGCTGCGTAGGCCTTGGTGATGTCTGCAAGCAGAGCCGCACGGATGATGCAGCCCTCGCGCCACAGCGAGGCGATCTCGTCGAGCTTCAGCTCCCAGTTGTATTCCTTGCCGGCGCTGGTGAGCATGTCCAGGCCCTGGGCGTAGGACACCAGCTTGGAGGCGAAGAGTGCCTGGCGCACGTCTTCGACGAAGTTTTCGCCCAGTTCCACGGCGACCTCGTGGCCCGCCAGGACCTCCTGGCCGATGGCGCGCATCTCGCGCTGCGAGGACAGGCCACGGGCGAACACGGATTCGGCGATGGCCGAGGTCGGGGAGCCCAGGTCCAGGGCCGACTGCACGGTCCAGCGGCCGGTGCCCTTCTGTCCGGCGGAGTCGACGATCACGTCAACCAGCGGCTTGCCGGTCTTCGCGTCCGTGTGGGCCAGCACCTCGGCGGTGATTTCGATGAGGAAGGAGGCGAGTTCGCCCTTGTTCCATTCCTCGAAGATCGCTGCCTGGGCCGCCGGCTCGATGCCGGCGCCGGTGCGCAGCAGATCGTAGGCCTCGCCGATGACCTGCATGTCGGCGTATTCGATGCCGTTGTGCACCATCTTCACGAAGTGCCCGGCGCCGTCGGTGGAGATCCAGGCGCAGCACGGAGCGCCGTCGACGGCCTTGGCGGAGATCTTTTCCAGCATCGGGCCCAGGGCGTCGTAGGACTGCTTCGAACCGCCCGGCATGATCGAGGGGCCCAGCAGGGCGCCCTCCTCGCCGCCGGAGACGCCGACGCCCACGAAGTGCAGGCCCTTTTCGGCCAGTGCGGCCTCGCGGCGGCGGGTGTCCACGAAGTTGGAGTTGCCGCCATCGATGATGATGTCGCCCGCCTCGAGCAGCGGGATAAGCGAATCGATGACCGAGTCGACGGGGCCGCCGGCCTTGACCATGATCAGCACGCGGCGCGGGGTCTCAAGGTTCTGGACGAGTTCGGCCAGGGTCTCGGTGCGGATGAAGTCGCCCTCGTCGCCGTGCGCGGCCAGCAATGCGTCGGTCTTGGCGACCGAGCGGTTGTGCAGCGCCACGGTGTATCCGTTGCGGGCGAAGTTGCGGGCGAGGTTTGCGCCCATGACGGCTAGGCCGGTGACGCCAATCTGTGCAGGCATGAAGTCTCCATCGTTGCGATTTTGCTGGGCCGGGCGAATACCGGCACGAAGGAGCGCCGGGCACGGCTCCGTGACTTCTGTCCACTTTAGTTTGTCTGGCGTCTCCATGGCCAGAAGAACACGCCTCGTTGCCATTTGTTGCCCCGGAAACACGTGGCTTTTTGCCTGTTCACTGGGAAATTTGTGCAGTTGATTCCCGATAGGATTGGCTTATGCCCAATAGCCTGCACCAACGAGCCGTCGACCATCTCGGAAGCCGCATTGTCGACGGATCCATTCCCGCCGGCGACGTGATCCTGGCATCCGAGTTGGAGGGCGAGCTGGGGGTCTCCCGGTCGGTCGTTCGCGAGGCCGTACGCGTTTTGGCCTCGGCCGGCCTGGTGGTTTCCACCAAGCGCGTCGGGATCCGGGTGTTGGCCCCCGAGCACTGGAACCCCTTTGACCCGCTGGTCATCCGCTGGCGCCTGGCCGGCGACGGTCAGGGCGCGCAATTGCGCTCCCTGACCGAGCTTCGCGTGGCCGTTGAACCCATGGCAGCCGAACTCGCGGCAGAGCACGCGCCGCCGGAATTTTGCGGCGAGTTGCTGAACCTGGCGGCCCGGATGCGCCATGCCGGCCGTTCCGGGGACCTGGCGTCGTTCCTGGAGCTGGACATCCGCTTCCACGCGCTGGTGTTGGCGGCCTCGGGCAATGAGATGTTTGCGAACCTGGCCAATCCGATCGGCGAGACGCTGCGGGGACGCACCGAACTTGGCTTGATGCCCGAGCACCCCCACGAAGAAGCGCTGGCCTGGCACCAGGCGGTCGCCGACGCGATTTCCGCCCGCGAGCCACACCGGGCGCGGGAATCCATGGAGCTGATCATGCGCCGCACCAATCAGGAGATCTGCGGCGTGTGGGCGGATCGGCCGCGACTCTTCCCGCAGCCCCAGGCCTAAGACCCGCAAGCGAAAGGCGCTCCGCCGGATCCCCTATGGGAGTCTGGCGGAGCGCCTATGTTTTTTGCGGTATGTCGAAAGCTGACCGGGTGAAAGCAGCGGTTAGAACTTCAGCAGGACCTTACCGGATACAGCGGAGTCCTTCGCCACGGCGAAGGCGGCAAGGGCCTGGTCGACACCGAATTCGTGGGTGACGACGGCCGAGACGTCCAGTGTGCCGTCCGCAAGTGCGCCCAGCACCTCATCGATCTCGTCGTTGAAGCGGAAGGAACCGACCAGTTCGAGCTCACGGGTGATGGCCAGCGAGATCAGTGCCGGCTGCTCGCCCGAGGGCAGCAGACCGACCATGACGATGCGCCCTCCCCGGACCGTGCCGCGAATCGCCGAGGCCAAGCCGCGGTGGTTTCCGCTGGCCTCGATGACCACGTCGGCCTCGATCTCGGCGATGGCGTCGACGTCATCGGCCTTCAAGGTGGTGGTCGCGCCGGCTGCCGTGGCGATTTCCAGCGGGCGATCAAACATGTCCACCGCGATGATTTGAGCGGCACCTGCCCGCTTGAGCACCGCAACGGCCAGCACGCCGATGGGACCGGCGCCAATGACCATGACC contains:
- the epsC gene encoding serine O-acetyltransferase EpsC encodes the protein MRFFSRLAEDLRGASAHDPAARGQAENFLAYSGLHAIWIHRLTHRLWQNPRTRFPARLLSQAGRFLTGIEIHPGATIGRRFFIDHGMGVVIGETAEIGDDVMIYHGVTLGGRSLAKVKRHPTIGDRVVIGAGAKVLGPIVIGADSAIGANAVVVKDAPADSIITGMPAKNRPRTAEEHKPAVDPAEYIDPAMWI
- the cysK gene encoding cysteine synthase A; the protein is MSKIYNDVTQIVGRTPLVRLNRLGAGLPGNIAVKLEFYNPANSVKDRIGVAIVDAAEASGDLRPGGTIVEGTSGNTGIALAMVGAARGYKVVLTMPETMSTERRVMLRAFGAEIVLTPGSEGMRGAVEKAKEIVATTDNAIWAQQFANAANPEVHAATTGPEIWNDTEGEIDIFVAGIGTGGTITGAGRFLKEQKPGLQVIAVEPKDSAILNGGKPGPHKIQGLGANFIPEVLDTELYDEVLDASIDDSVAIARALGTQEGILGGISGGAAVWGALEIAKREENAGKLIVAVIPDFGERYISTLLFDDIRG
- a CDS encoding FadR/GntR family transcriptional regulator, which produces MPNSLHQRAVDHLGSRIVDGSIPAGDVILASELEGELGVSRSVVREAVRVLASAGLVVSTKRVGIRVLAPEHWNPFDPLVIRWRLAGDGQGAQLRSLTELRVAVEPMAAELAAEHAPPEFCGELLNLAARMRHAGRSGDLASFLELDIRFHALVLAASGNEMFANLANPIGETLRGRTELGLMPEHPHEEALAWHQAVADAISAREPHRARESMELIMRRTNQEICGVWADRPRLFPQPQA
- the gndA gene encoding NADP-dependent phosphogluconate dehydrogenase; translation: MPAQIGVTGLAVMGANLARNFARNGYTVALHNRSVAKTDALLAAHGDEGDFIRTETLAELVQNLETPRRVLIMVKAGGPVDSVIDSLIPLLEAGDIIIDGGNSNFVDTRRREAALAEKGLHFVGVGVSGGEEGALLGPSIMPGGSKQSYDALGPMLEKISAKAVDGAPCCAWISTDGAGHFVKMVHNGIEYADMQVIGEAYDLLRTGAGIEPAAQAAIFEEWNKGELASFLIEITAEVLAHTDAKTGKPLVDVIVDSAGQKGTGRWTVQSALDLGSPTSAIAESVFARGLSSQREMRAIGQEVLAGHEVAVELGENFVEDVRQALFASKLVSYAQGLDMLTSAGKEYNWELKLDEIASLWREGCIIRAALLADITKAYAADEKPANLLFAPAFSEAIAAALPAWRRVVSTAVQLGVPVPVFSASLAYYDGLRRKRLPAALTQGLRDLFGAHTYNRVDTAGSFHTQWSGDKTEIEAEDTH